In Tachysurus vachellii isolate PV-2020 chromosome 12, HZAU_Pvac_v1, whole genome shotgun sequence, the following are encoded in one genomic region:
- the il20ra gene encoding interleukin-20 receptor subunit alpha isoform X1 yields MCTDVFISLRDMILLLPAALCVLLTVSCVRADEELPAPQDVRFHSVNLRNMVRWSSGTADTQGTSYTVEYAIYGDAVEVEGSEQVVWRPVQQCTDVTQTECDVTEQTGDTEEEYYVRVRANRPKGRSEWTETDRRLRLADTILGPPQVNVSVVEDKLQVKLSGPFRWRNLEKKRQSMFNIFPHMSYNISVYNNSSKHMQHFLQPKKLLLHGPLEYNTEYCVRAEVVSLSLHLTNIQSDWICVSTADDPFKSQMMLLMLGGILPTSVCLFVLVVVLGFAYYYICGHKPRLPKSMKVIQQDVDKDVEKKLQTFQPEKHPTINVIIINNTNLNMGESKCGFLGSFHGGVHIPKPLQLPEVSETIGGAYAVQNIPQTSEAEAESDSQSCRSSLKEDYCLVHQEDRNQLTRCPNNPQVVTSYMAQTEKTEQAQEGNEEEEEEFMQTTFCNWDRDTGQLQLDFPLLRSFRFETPETTEMQTSRTLSQLPRRPDLTSVVVKQASEETGDDDLLLMMEEQWDLQVQSSTE; encoded by the exons TGTCGTGTGTACGAGCAGATGAAGAGCTTCCTGCACCTCAAGATGTTCGTTTCCACTCTGTGAATCTGAGGAACATGGTGCGCTGGAGCTCAGGAACAGCTGACACCCAGGGAACCAGCTACACTGTGGAGTATGCAAT ATACGGAGATGCTGTAGAAGTAGAAGGAAGTGAGCAGGTGGTGTGGAGGCCTGTGCAGCAGTGCACTGAtgtcacacagacagagtgtgaCGTGACGGAACAGACTGGAGATACGGAGGAGGAATATTACGTCAGAGTGAGAGCTAACAGACCAAAAGGCCGCTCGGAGTGgaccgagacagacagacggctCAGACTCGCAGACA CCATTCTGGGACCTCCTCAGGTGAACGTATCTGTGGTGGAGGACAAGCTGCAGGTGAAGCTGAGCGGCCCGTTCAGATGGAGGAACCTTGAAAAGAAGCGTCAGTCGATGTTTAACATCTTCCCTCACATGTCCTACAACATCAGCGTgtacaacaacagcagcaagcACATG CAGCACTTCCTGCAGCCGAAGAAGCTCCTGCTGCACGGCCCCCTGGAGTATAACACAGAGTACTGTGTGAGGGCAGAAGTGGTGtcgctctctctccatctgacCAACATTCAGTCTGACTGGATCTGCGTCTCCACCGCTGATG ACCCATTTAAATCTCAGATGATGCTGCTGATGTTAGGAGGCATTCTTCCTAcctctgtatgtctgtttgtcttggTCGTAGTTCTAGGTTTCGCTTATTACTACATCTGCGGTCACAAACCGAGGCTGCCCAAGAGCATG AAGGTCATTCAGCAGGATGTAGACAAGGATGTGGAAAAGAAACTGCAGACATTCCAGCCAGAGAAACATCCCACCATAAACGtgatcatcatcaacaacaccAACCTGAACATGGGGGAATCAAAGTGCGGTTTCCTCGGGTCATTTCATGGTGGTGTCCACATTCCCAAGCCCTTGCAACTTCCTGAGGTGAGCGAAACAATAGGAGGTGCTTATGCAGTGCAGAACATCCCGCAGACCTCAGAAGCAGAAGCAGAATCGGATTCACAAAGCTGTCGCAGCTCTCTGAAAGAGGATTACTGCTTGGTACACCAGGAAGATAGGAACCAGCTCACCCGCTGCCCAAATAACCCCCAGGTGGTCACATCATACATGGCACAGACTGAAAAGACAGAACAAGCACAGGAgggaaatgaagaagaagaggaagaatttATGCAAACTACTTTTTGTAACTGGGACCGAGATACTGGCCAGCTCCAGCTGGACTTCCCTCTGCTGAGAAGCTTCAGATTTGAGACCCCTGAAACGACAGAGATGCAGACGAGCAGAACCCTGTCGCAGCTGCCACGCCGTCCAGACCTCACCAGTGTAGTTGTCAAGCAAGCTTCAGAAGAGACTGGAGATGACGACCTGCTCTTGATGATGGAAGAACAATGGGACCTGCAGGTCCAGAGCAGCACTGAGTAG
- the il20ra gene encoding interleukin-20 receptor subunit alpha isoform X2, with translation MCTDVFISLRDMILLLPAALCVLLTVSCVRADEELPAPQDVRFHSVNLRNMVRWSSGTADTQGTSYTVEYAIYGDAVEVEGSEQVVWRPVQQCTDVTQTECDVTEQTGDTEEEYYVRVRANRPKGRSEWTETDRRLRLADTILGPPQVNVSVVEDKLQVKLSGPFRWRNLEKKRQSMFNIFPHMSYNISVYNNSSKHMHFLQPKKLLLHGPLEYNTEYCVRAEVVSLSLHLTNIQSDWICVSTADDPFKSQMMLLMLGGILPTSVCLFVLVVVLGFAYYYICGHKPRLPKSMKVIQQDVDKDVEKKLQTFQPEKHPTINVIIINNTNLNMGESKCGFLGSFHGGVHIPKPLQLPEVSETIGGAYAVQNIPQTSEAEAESDSQSCRSSLKEDYCLVHQEDRNQLTRCPNNPQVVTSYMAQTEKTEQAQEGNEEEEEEFMQTTFCNWDRDTGQLQLDFPLLRSFRFETPETTEMQTSRTLSQLPRRPDLTSVVVKQASEETGDDDLLLMMEEQWDLQVQSSTE, from the exons TGTCGTGTGTACGAGCAGATGAAGAGCTTCCTGCACCTCAAGATGTTCGTTTCCACTCTGTGAATCTGAGGAACATGGTGCGCTGGAGCTCAGGAACAGCTGACACCCAGGGAACCAGCTACACTGTGGAGTATGCAAT ATACGGAGATGCTGTAGAAGTAGAAGGAAGTGAGCAGGTGGTGTGGAGGCCTGTGCAGCAGTGCACTGAtgtcacacagacagagtgtgaCGTGACGGAACAGACTGGAGATACGGAGGAGGAATATTACGTCAGAGTGAGAGCTAACAGACCAAAAGGCCGCTCGGAGTGgaccgagacagacagacggctCAGACTCGCAGACA CCATTCTGGGACCTCCTCAGGTGAACGTATCTGTGGTGGAGGACAAGCTGCAGGTGAAGCTGAGCGGCCCGTTCAGATGGAGGAACCTTGAAAAGAAGCGTCAGTCGATGTTTAACATCTTCCCTCACATGTCCTACAACATCAGCGTgtacaacaacagcagcaagcACATG CACTTCCTGCAGCCGAAGAAGCTCCTGCTGCACGGCCCCCTGGAGTATAACACAGAGTACTGTGTGAGGGCAGAAGTGGTGtcgctctctctccatctgacCAACATTCAGTCTGACTGGATCTGCGTCTCCACCGCTGATG ACCCATTTAAATCTCAGATGATGCTGCTGATGTTAGGAGGCATTCTTCCTAcctctgtatgtctgtttgtcttggTCGTAGTTCTAGGTTTCGCTTATTACTACATCTGCGGTCACAAACCGAGGCTGCCCAAGAGCATG AAGGTCATTCAGCAGGATGTAGACAAGGATGTGGAAAAGAAACTGCAGACATTCCAGCCAGAGAAACATCCCACCATAAACGtgatcatcatcaacaacaccAACCTGAACATGGGGGAATCAAAGTGCGGTTTCCTCGGGTCATTTCATGGTGGTGTCCACATTCCCAAGCCCTTGCAACTTCCTGAGGTGAGCGAAACAATAGGAGGTGCTTATGCAGTGCAGAACATCCCGCAGACCTCAGAAGCAGAAGCAGAATCGGATTCACAAAGCTGTCGCAGCTCTCTGAAAGAGGATTACTGCTTGGTACACCAGGAAGATAGGAACCAGCTCACCCGCTGCCCAAATAACCCCCAGGTGGTCACATCATACATGGCACAGACTGAAAAGACAGAACAAGCACAGGAgggaaatgaagaagaagaggaagaatttATGCAAACTACTTTTTGTAACTGGGACCGAGATACTGGCCAGCTCCAGCTGGACTTCCCTCTGCTGAGAAGCTTCAGATTTGAGACCCCTGAAACGACAGAGATGCAGACGAGCAGAACCCTGTCGCAGCTGCCACGCCGTCCAGACCTCACCAGTGTAGTTGTCAAGCAAGCTTCAGAAGAGACTGGAGATGACGACCTGCTCTTGATGATGGAAGAACAATGGGACCTGCAGGTCCAGAGCAGCACTGAGTAG